From the Clostridium sp. Marseille-P299 genome, one window contains:
- a CDS encoding DUF1622 domain-containing protein, with protein sequence MELLHFILERIVEGSILLFEYIGVFILIITGIQGLYQHLKRSPYTRLNLARGMSMGLEFKLGSEILRTVVVRDYQEIILVGGIILLRAALTFLIHWEIKNEELNMGSHKK encoded by the coding sequence ATGGAATTACTTCATTTCATACTTGAAAGAATTGTCGAGGGTTCTATTTTATTATTTGAATATATTGGAGTTTTTATATTAATAATTACAGGAATACAAGGTCTTTATCAGCATTTAAAACGTAGTCCCTATACAAGATTAAATCTAGCTAGAGGGATGTCCATGGGACTAGAGTTTAAACTTGGAAGCGAAATATTAAGAACCGTTGTTGTTAGAGATTACCAAGAAATTATTCTAGTTGGCGGTATTATTTTGTTAAGAGCAGCATTAACGTTTTTAATTCATTGGGAAATTAAAAATGAAGAATTAAATATGGGATCACATAAAAAATAA
- a CDS encoding MATE family efflux transporter codes for MSKVVLSKKDKYFREFALNGNLWKVVLSVGLPLAFYQTLNLVFRLIDTMMASHISAESVSAVAYLSQLNNMISAIGGGLAVGSSLEISKAYGAGNYELVKKRVSSLVSICALLGAVLLCMVPFSQRILKLANTPADLIAVGSQYFAIELVGIVITFFNNVYLAIERARGNTKRILYLNFGIIVLKLSLTAIFVYVLKSGIQMIAIANVISQSFILIAAIISLNKKDNAFGFSFSSIELKKPVIGPMLRLSFPVIIEKMAFSLGKVIVNSMSGSYGGLAVGALNISNNIGGITTGPQNGFQEGGAAIISQNLGAAQTKRALETFKRTLVVNVTIGFVGMVTTLIFLKPLTYVFANSSGGFNVEFQNMIISMYRFEAFGGCIPLAFNASVISLLLGFGYTKITLIINFLRVFVYRIPVLYALQKFTDLGAVSCGLVMFISNTLVSITSVIIAFFVIRHICKKENIKFRNVAN; via the coding sequence ATGTCAAAGGTTGTTTTATCAAAAAAAGATAAGTATTTTAGAGAGTTTGCTTTAAATGGAAACTTGTGGAAGGTTGTTCTTAGTGTCGGATTACCACTTGCTTTTTACCAAACATTAAATTTGGTTTTCCGTCTTATTGATACAATGATGGCTTCCCATATAAGTGCGGAATCGGTATCTGCAGTTGCATATCTATCTCAATTAAATAATATGATTAGTGCAATTGGTGGTGGACTTGCAGTGGGAAGTAGTTTAGAAATTAGTAAGGCTTATGGTGCAGGAAATTACGAATTAGTAAAAAAGCGTGTAAGTAGTTTGGTATCAATATGTGCACTTTTAGGGGCAGTCTTATTATGCATGGTTCCATTTAGTCAAAGGATTTTAAAATTAGCGAACACTCCAGCAGATTTAATTGCAGTGGGAAGTCAGTATTTTGCAATTGAATTAGTTGGCATCGTTATTACATTTTTTAATAATGTGTATTTAGCAATTGAACGTGCAAGAGGGAATACAAAACGCATTCTTTATTTAAATTTTGGTATTATCGTACTTAAATTGTCACTAACAGCAATATTTGTATATGTATTAAAAAGTGGTATTCAAATGATAGCGATTGCAAATGTAATCTCCCAATCATTTATTTTAATTGCTGCAATTATTAGTTTGAATAAAAAAGACAATGCGTTCGGATTTTCCTTCTCAAGCATCGAATTAAAAAAGCCAGTCATTGGTCCGATGTTAAGACTTTCATTTCCTGTAATTATCGAAAAAATGGCTTTTTCACTTGGTAAAGTTATTGTAAATTCAATGAGTGGTAGTTATGGAGGATTGGCAGTTGGTGCGCTTAATATTTCAAATAATATCGGCGGAATTACAACTGGACCTCAAAATGGATTTCAAGAAGGTGGAGCAGCGATTATTAGTCAAAACTTAGGGGCTGCACAAACAAAACGTGCATTAGAAACTTTTAAAAGAACATTGGTAGTAAATGTTACAATTGGCTTTGTTGGCATGGTTACAACTCTTATATTTTTAAAGCCTCTAACATATGTATTTGCTAATTCATCTGGAGGTTTTAATGTTGAATTTCAAAATATGATTATTTCAATGTATCGATTTGAAGCCTTTGGAGGTTGTATCCCATTGGCATTTAATGCATCCGTTATTTCTTTGTTACTTGGCTTTGGGTATACGAAGATAACATTAATCATCAACTTTTTAAGAGTATTTGTTTACCGTATTCCAGTTCTTTATGCATTACAAAAGTTTACGGATTTAGGTGCTGTTAGTTGTGGTTTGGTTATGTTTATTAGTAATACTTTAGTTTCCATAACTTCGGTTATAATAGCATTTTTTGTTATTCGTCATATCTGTAAAAAAGAGAATATTAAGTTTCGAAATGTAGCAAATTAA
- a CDS encoding iron-containing alcohol dehydrogenase, with translation MENFRFHAYTNMLFGKDQIENLPSLVAEYGKNVLLVYGGGSIKKIGIYDKVMELLKDYNVVELSGVEPNPRITTVEKGVALCREHNIDVVLAVGGGSTIDCSKVIAAGYYYEGKTWDIVLDPSKIDKVLPIVTVLTLAATGSEMNKNAVISNMETNEKFGTSSMNMIPKASILDPTYLYSLPAIQTAAGTADIMSHIFENYFKADTSAYIQDRFAEGILKACIKYCKIALEKPDDYEARANLMWASSMALNGLTGAGKSGSWTCHPIEHELSAFYDITHGVGLAILTPRWMHYILSETTVDKFVEYAVNVWNLDASKDKYAIANEAIDKTEQFFKECKIPMTLTELGIDASKFEIMAEKAVKFGGLADAYVPLSKDDVVEIFNMCL, from the coding sequence ATGGAGAATTTTAGATTTCATGCGTATACGAATATGTTATTTGGTAAAGATCAAATAGAAAACTTACCAAGCCTTGTCGCTGAATATGGAAAAAATGTGTTGCTTGTTTATGGTGGCGGCAGTATTAAAAAAATTGGTATTTACGATAAAGTAATGGAATTGTTAAAAGATTATAATGTAGTAGAATTATCAGGAGTTGAACCTAACCCACGAATTACTACGGTAGAAAAAGGTGTTGCTTTATGTAGGGAACATAATATAGATGTTGTATTAGCTGTTGGTGGAGGAAGTACAATCGATTGTAGTAAGGTAATTGCTGCAGGGTATTATTATGAAGGTAAGACTTGGGATATTGTACTTGATCCAAGTAAGATTGATAAGGTACTTCCAATTGTAACTGTTTTAACGTTGGCGGCAACTGGTTCAGAAATGAACAAAAATGCAGTAATTTCTAATATGGAAACAAATGAAAAGTTTGGAACATCTTCAATGAATATGATTCCAAAAGCAAGTATATTAGATCCAACGTATCTTTATAGTTTACCGGCAATTCAAACCGCAGCGGGTACTGCTGATATTATGTCTCATATATTTGAGAACTATTTTAAAGCAGATACAAGTGCTTATATTCAGGACCGATTTGCAGAAGGAATTTTAAAAGCTTGTATTAAATATTGTAAAATAGCACTTGAAAAACCGGACGATTATGAAGCAAGGGCTAATTTAATGTGGGCAAGTAGTATGGCACTGAATGGCTTGACTGGTGCAGGTAAATCTGGATCTTGGACATGCCATCCAATTGAACATGAGCTAAGTGCATTTTATGATATTACACATGGAGTAGGTCTTGCTATATTAACTCCACGTTGGATGCACTATATTTTAAGTGAGACAACAGTTGATAAATTTGTGGAATATGCAGTGAATGTCTGGAACTTAGATGCAAGTAAGGATAAGTATGCTATAGCCAATGAGGCGATTGATAAAACAGAGCAGTTCTTTAAAGAGTGTAAGATTCCTATGACTTTAACTGAATTAGGAATCGATGCTTCAAAGTTTGAAATCATGGCGGAAAAGGCTGTTAAGTTTGGCGGACTAGCCGATGCATACGTTCCATTATCAAAAGATGATGTAGTGGAAATTTTTAATATGTGCTTATAA
- the rimO gene encoding 30S ribosomal protein S12 methylthiotransferase RimO: MNIFFVSLGCDKNLVDSEVMLGLIREKGFHLTNEEQEADIIVVNTCCFINDAKEESINTILEMAEYKKNGKLKGLIVTGCLAQRYKNDIMKEIPEVDALLGTTSYDAISEVIDKVLEGEKAESFKDLNELSTVETHRVNTTGGYFSYLKIAEGCDKHCTYCIIPKIRGDYRSVPMEKLIKEAEFLAEGGVKELILVAQETTVYGVDLYCKKSLPELLHKLCNIEGIEWIRLQYCYPEEITDELIEVIKTEPKICHYLDIPIQHASDNILKRMGRRTNQKELRDLIAKLRKEIPDIALRTSLITGFPGETEEDHEILKTFVKEMKFERLGVFTYSKEEDTPAAKMKDQILKKVKVSRQKELMKLQQTIAFDHAKDMIGKELKVMIEGKLPDEGVYIGRTYMDAPNVDGYIFVHTSDELMSGEFAEVLVMEAKDYDLIGKAL, encoded by the coding sequence ATGAATATATTTTTTGTCTCATTAGGATGCGATAAAAATCTTGTAGATAGTGAGGTTATGTTAGGTCTCATTCGTGAGAAAGGGTTCCATTTAACTAATGAAGAACAGGAAGCAGACATTATTGTTGTAAATACATGTTGTTTTATAAATGATGCTAAGGAAGAAAGTATCAATACCATTCTTGAAATGGCAGAGTACAAGAAAAATGGTAAATTAAAAGGCTTGATTGTTACAGGTTGTCTTGCACAACGTTATAAGAACGATATTATGAAAGAGATACCAGAAGTAGATGCACTTCTTGGTACAACAAGTTATGATGCAATCTCTGAAGTGATTGATAAAGTTTTAGAGGGTGAAAAAGCTGAAAGCTTTAAAGATTTAAATGAACTTTCTACAGTTGAAACACATCGTGTTAATACAACTGGTGGATATTTTTCATATTTAAAGATAGCAGAAGGCTGTGATAAGCACTGTACGTATTGTATTATACCTAAAATCCGTGGTGACTATCGTAGTGTTCCAATGGAAAAATTAATCAAAGAAGCAGAATTTCTTGCTGAAGGTGGAGTGAAAGAATTAATTTTAGTTGCTCAAGAAACTACCGTTTATGGTGTTGATTTATATTGTAAAAAATCATTACCTGAACTTCTTCATAAATTATGTAACATCGAAGGTATTGAATGGATTCGTTTACAATATTGTTATCCAGAAGAAATTACAGATGAGTTAATCGAAGTTATAAAAACAGAACCAAAGATTTGTCATTATCTTGATATTCCAATTCAACATGCATCAGATAATATTTTAAAACGCATGGGAAGACGTACAAATCAAAAAGAATTACGGGATTTAATTGCTAAATTAAGAAAAGAAATACCTGATATAGCGCTTAGAACTTCTTTAATCACAGGTTTCCCTGGAGAGACAGAAGAAGATCATGAAATATTAAAAACATTTGTAAAAGAAATGAAATTTGAGCGTTTGGGTGTATTTACTTATAGTAAAGAAGAAGATACACCAGCTGCTAAAATGAAAGACCAAATTCTTAAAAAAGTCAAGGTTAGCAGACAGAAAGAACTTATGAAATTACAACAAACAATTGCCTTTGATCATGCGAAGGATATGATTGGTAAAGAACTTAAAGTTATGATTGAAGGTAAATTACCAGATGAAGGTGTTTATATTGGAAGAACCTATATGGATGCTCCAAATGTGGATGGTTATATCTTTGTACACACAAGCGATGAACTTATGTCTGGTGAATTTGCAGAAGTTCTTGTTATGGAGGCAAAGGACTATGATTTAATTGGTAAGGCCCTATAA
- the cls gene encoding cardiolipin synthase: protein MKLKNILLSRIVIAGSIILLQIVWFITFFLRLTEYSIIINFFFTTLSIIALLFVINKRYNPAFKLAWSILILLFPLFGGLLYAMLGTKEPLRKMSTSIENTKNAILPFVSQKEEILLAIKENDKHAYGQVKYILDHSNSPIYKNTETKYYRSGEENFPDILEALKSAKHFIFLEYFIIANGRMWNEVLEVLKEKAAQGVDVRVMYDDVGSLTTLPYKYYKYIESFGIKCEAFNHFVPFFSVVMNNRDHRKILVIDGHTGFTGGINLADEYINEKNRFGYWKDTGIMLKGEAVWNLTVMFLTMWNAVRKTDTSYEAFMPKVHNKLEFNDDGYVQPYGDSPLDGETVGENVYLNIINNAVDYVYIFTPYLIIDNEMMVALCLAAKRGVDVRIVTPNIPDKKIVFLLTQSFYPQLIENGVKIYQFTPGFLHAKCFVSDDKVATVGTINMDYRSLYLHFECGVFLYNTKTVLEVRDDILNTIEQSRRISEEDLNSSFIKRFAQAVLILFAPLL, encoded by the coding sequence TTGAAACTTAAAAATATTTTGCTTAGTCGTATTGTTATAGCTGGATCAATTATACTGCTACAAATTGTCTGGTTTATAACTTTTTTTCTAAGACTTACAGAGTATTCAATCATTATCAATTTCTTTTTTACTACTCTTAGTATTATTGCTCTACTTTTTGTTATTAATAAAAGATATAATCCTGCATTTAAGCTAGCATGGTCTATTTTAATTCTTTTATTTCCGCTATTTGGAGGATTGCTGTACGCAATGCTTGGTACGAAAGAACCACTAAGAAAAATGAGTACATCAATTGAAAATACAAAAAATGCAATATTACCATTTGTTAGTCAAAAAGAAGAAATATTATTGGCTATTAAGGAAAATGATAAGCATGCTTATGGTCAAGTAAAATATATACTTGATCATTCCAATTCACCTATTTATAAAAATACAGAAACGAAATATTATCGAAGTGGTGAAGAGAATTTTCCAGATATTCTAGAAGCCTTAAAAAGTGCCAAACATTTTATCTTTTTAGAATACTTTATTATTGCAAACGGAAGAATGTGGAATGAAGTATTAGAAGTATTAAAAGAAAAAGCGGCACAAGGTGTCGATGTTCGTGTAATGTACGATGATGTTGGTAGTCTTACTACACTCCCATATAAGTATTATAAGTATATTGAGTCTTTTGGGATAAAATGTGAAGCTTTTAATCATTTTGTACCATTTTTTTCTGTTGTCATGAATAACCGAGATCATAGAAAAATCCTTGTTATTGATGGGCATACAGGATTTACTGGTGGCATTAATCTCGCAGATGAATACATCAACGAAAAGAATCGATTTGGTTATTGGAAAGACACTGGAATAATGCTAAAGGGTGAGGCAGTATGGAATCTTACGGTTATGTTCTTAACCATGTGGAATGCTGTAAGAAAAACAGATACTTCCTATGAAGCTTTTATGCCTAAAGTCCATAATAAGTTAGAGTTTAATGACGATGGGTATGTGCAACCATATGGCGATTCGCCACTGGATGGAGAAACTGTTGGTGAAAATGTTTATTTAAATATAATAAACAATGCGGTAGATTATGTTTACATTTTTACACCATATCTAATTATTGATAACGAAATGATGGTTGCTTTATGTCTTGCTGCTAAAAGAGGGGTAGATGTAAGAATAGTTACACCTAACATTCCAGATAAAAAAATTGTGTTTTTATTAACTCAATCATTTTATCCGCAATTAATTGAAAATGGTGTAAAAATATATCAGTTTACACCGGGATTTTTACATGCAAAATGTTTTGTATCCGATGATAAAGTTGCAACGGTTGGCACTATTAATATGGACTACCGAAGTTTATACTTACACTTTGAATGTGGTGTATTCTTATATAATACAAAGACAGTTTTAGAAGTAAGAGATGATATCCTTAATACAATCGAGCAAAGTAGACGGATTAGTGAAGAGGATTTAAACAGTTCTTTCATAAAACGCTTTGCACAAGCTGTTCTTATTTTGTTTGCACCACTATTATAA
- a CDS encoding hydratase gives MIKLFKQGAYVLNGAEIIEENNESAAILNQKLGNNILSKEDAAKNTMAYQILSAHNTSGNMEHLKIKFDKLASHDITFVGIIQTARASGLEQFPVPYVLTNCHNSLCAVGGTINEDDHMFGLSCAKKYGGIYVPPHQAVIHQYAREILAGGGKMILGSDSHTRYGALGTMAMGEGGPELVKQLLNKTYDIKMPKVVGVYLTGKPRKGVGPQDIALAIIGEVFANGYVNNKVMEFIGDGIDNLSVDYRIGIDVMTTETTCLSSIWRTDDAVKEFYEIHRRPEDYKELNPGSVAYYDGMIYVDLSEIKPMIAMPFHPSNVYTIDDLNANLYDILDEVEKKAAISLDNSNIKYTLKDKVRNGRLYIEQGVIAGCAGGGFENICDATDILDGKFIGNDEFSLSVYPASQPVFMELVKNGSVAKLMQTGATIRTAFCGPCFGAGDVPANNGLSIRHTTRNFPNREGSKITSGQIASVALMDARSIAATAANKGYLTSAEDIDVNFNKPKYFYDSTIYENRVYNGVGNPQKDVEIKFGPGIVDWPTMSALTDDLVLKVVSVIHDPVTTTDELIPSGETSSYRSNPLGLAEFTLSRKDPAYVGRAKEVQKAEKARLTAKTADEIYEANQEVKPIVEKIQETFNINPLETQIGSVIYAVKPGDGSAREQAASCQKVLGGFANIAREYATKRYRSNLINWGMLPFVFEDEIPFNNGDYIFIKDVKKAIEENKTEVEAYVVSDEMKKFTLKLNELTKDEREIILKGCLINYYKDAK, from the coding sequence ATGATTAAGCTCTTTAAACAAGGTGCATATGTACTTAATGGTGCTGAAATTATTGAAGAAAATAATGAATCAGCAGCAATACTCAACCAGAAACTAGGAAATAATATTTTATCTAAAGAAGATGCTGCCAAGAATACAATGGCATATCAAATTTTATCTGCACATAATACTTCTGGGAATATGGAACATTTAAAAATCAAATTTGATAAATTAGCATCCCACGACATCACATTCGTTGGTATTATTCAAACGGCACGTGCCAGTGGGTTAGAGCAATTTCCAGTTCCTTATGTACTTACAAATTGTCACAATAGCTTATGTGCCGTTGGTGGAACAATTAATGAAGATGACCATATGTTTGGTTTATCTTGCGCAAAAAAATATGGTGGAATTTATGTACCACCTCATCAAGCAGTAATTCACCAATATGCTCGTGAAATTCTAGCAGGCGGTGGAAAAATGATTTTAGGCTCCGATAGCCATACTCGTTATGGTGCACTTGGTACCATGGCAATGGGTGAAGGCGGTCCAGAACTTGTAAAACAATTATTAAATAAAACATATGACATTAAGATGCCAAAAGTTGTTGGTGTATACTTAACTGGAAAGCCAAGAAAAGGTGTAGGACCACAGGATATTGCACTTGCAATTATTGGTGAGGTTTTCGCTAATGGCTATGTGAACAATAAAGTAATGGAATTCATCGGTGATGGTATAGACAATTTAAGTGTTGATTATCGTATTGGAATTGATGTTATGACCACTGAAACTACTTGTCTTTCTTCTATTTGGAGAACCGATGATGCTGTAAAAGAATTCTATGAAATTCATCGTAGACCAGAAGATTATAAAGAATTAAATCCTGGTTCTGTTGCTTATTATGATGGAATGATTTATGTGGATTTATCAGAAATCAAACCTATGATTGCAATGCCATTCCATCCAAGCAATGTATATACAATTGATGATTTAAATGCTAATCTATATGATATTTTAGATGAAGTTGAGAAAAAAGCAGCGATTAGTTTGGATAATTCCAATATTAAGTACACATTAAAAGACAAAGTTCGTAATGGCAGATTGTACATTGAGCAAGGCGTTATCGCTGGCTGTGCAGGTGGTGGATTTGAAAATATCTGTGATGCAACTGACATCCTAGATGGCAAGTTTATTGGAAACGATGAGTTTTCACTAAGTGTATACCCAGCAAGTCAGCCAGTCTTTATGGAATTAGTAAAGAACGGTTCTGTTGCTAAGTTAATGCAAACAGGTGCTACAATCCGTACCGCTTTTTGTGGTCCATGTTTTGGAGCAGGAGATGTTCCAGCAAACAACGGATTAAGTATTCGTCATACAACTAGAAACTTCCCTAATAGAGAAGGTTCAAAGATTACAAGTGGTCAAATCGCTTCCGTAGCATTAATGGACGCTCGCTCCATCGCAGCTACAGCAGCAAATAAAGGATATTTAACATCTGCAGAAGATATTGATGTTAACTTCAATAAACCAAAGTACTTCTATGATTCAACAATTTATGAAAATCGTGTGTATAATGGTGTTGGAAATCCACAGAAAGATGTTGAAATTAAGTTTGGTCCTGGTATTGTTGACTGGCCAACGATGTCTGCATTGACAGATGATTTGGTACTTAAGGTTGTTTCTGTCATTCATGACCCAGTTACAACAACAGATGAGTTAATTCCATCAGGAGAGACTTCTTCTTATCGTTCCAATCCACTTGGGTTAGCAGAATTTACTCTATCAAGAAAAGATCCTGCATACGTTGGACGTGCAAAAGAAGTTCAGAAAGCAGAAAAAGCAAGACTTACTGCAAAAACTGCAGATGAAATTTATGAAGCAAACCAAGAAGTTAAACCAATTGTTGAAAAAATCCAAGAAACATTTAACATTAATCCATTGGAAACACAAATTGGTAGTGTAATTTATGCAGTAAAACCAGGAGATGGCTCTGCAAGAGAACAAGCTGCAAGTTGTCAGAAGGTTCTTGGAGGATTTGCTAATATTGCTAGAGAGTATGCAACGAAGAGATATCGTTCTAATCTTATTAACTGGGGTATGTTACCATTTGTATTCGAGGATGAAATACCATTTAACAATGGAGATTATATCTTTATAAAAGATGTTAAGAAAGCCATTGAGGAAAACAAGACTGAAGTAGAAGCTTATGTTGTTTCTGATGAAATGAAAAAGTTTACTTTAAAATTAAATGAACTTACAAAAGATGAACGCGAAATCATATTAAAAGGTTGCTTAATTAACTATTATAAAGATGCAAAATAA
- the folD gene encoding bifunctional methylenetetrahydrofolate dehydrogenase/methenyltetrahydrofolate cyclohydrolase FolD produces the protein MSTIIDGKRISNEIKEELKKEVEVLGQKGISVTLAVILVGNDPASAVYVGNKKKACEYIGINSLTYELPEETKEEEVLALVKELNDRADVNGILVQLPLPKHIDEDKVIQTIDPKKDVDGFHPQSVGALSIGQKGFVSCTPAGIIELLKRSNIEIEGKECVVVGRSNIVGKPMAMLMLRENATVTICHSKTKDLKEVTKRADILIVALGKPRFITKDYVKEGAVVIDVGIHRDENNKLCGDVDYNDVVEVASAITPVPGGVGPMTIAMLMKNCVASTTL, from the coding sequence ATGTCAACAATTATTGATGGAAAAAGAATATCAAATGAAATTAAAGAAGAGTTAAAAAAAGAAGTAGAAGTTTTAGGGCAAAAGGGAATTTCGGTTACTTTAGCAGTAATTCTAGTAGGGAATGATCCTGCATCTGCAGTTTATGTAGGCAATAAAAAGAAAGCCTGCGAGTATATCGGAATCAATTCTTTGACTTATGAATTACCAGAAGAAACAAAAGAAGAAGAAGTTTTAGCCTTGGTCAAAGAATTAAATGATCGTGCTGATGTAAATGGTATTCTTGTTCAGTTGCCACTACCAAAACATATTGATGAAGATAAAGTAATTCAAACCATTGATCCTAAAAAGGATGTTGATGGTTTTCATCCACAAAGTGTCGGTGCTTTAAGCATTGGTCAAAAGGGCTTTGTTTCTTGTACACCTGCAGGTATTATTGAATTATTAAAACGTTCTAACATTGAAATCGAAGGAAAAGAATGTGTGGTAGTAGGTAGAAGTAATATTGTAGGAAAACCGATGGCAATGTTAATGCTACGGGAAAATGCCACAGTTACTATTTGTCATTCCAAGACAAAGGACTTAAAAGAAGTAACAAAACGTGCAGATATTTTAATTGTTGCATTAGGAAAACCACGTTTTATAACGAAGGACTATGTAAAAGAGGGTGCGGTTGTTATTGACGTTGGAATTCATCGTGACGAGAATAATAAACTTTGTGGCGACGTAGATTATAACGATGTTGTAGAGGTTGCAAGTGCAATTACGCCAGTTCCAGGTGGAGTGGGACCTATGACCATAGCAATGTTAATGAAAAATTGTGTTGCAAGTACAACACTATAA